One Paenibacillus sp. FSL H7-0737 DNA segment encodes these proteins:
- the dnaA gene encoding chromosomal replication initiator protein DnaA: MDSHTSELWQQILSIIQTKLSKPSFDTWFKATKAITFNSQVLIISAPTTFAVEWLESRYTKLVGATVYEVTGKQVDVKFVIEESKPPELVVQQSAPTPVVSREEAQTHLLNPKYTFDTFVIGSGNRFAHAASLAVAEAPAKAYNPLFLYGGVGLGKTHLMHAIGHYVLEHNPNNKVIYISSEKFTNEFINSIRDNRGESFRNKYRNVDILLIDDIQFLAGKESTQEEFFHTFNALHEERKQIIISSDRPPKEIPTLEERLRSRFEWGLITDIQPPDLETRIAILRKKAKAENLDIPNEAMMYIANQIDTNIRELEGALIRVVAYSSLTNQDVTTHLAAEALKDIIPSSRPKMITIADIQQKVGEYYNLRLEDFKARKRTKAVAFPRQIAMYLSRELTDYSLPKIGEAFGGRDHTTVIHAHDKITQSLKVDQELYKVVNNLAEKIKNPS, encoded by the coding sequence GTGGACAGCCATACTTCCGAATTATGGCAGCAAATTTTATCGATTATTCAAACCAAATTAAGCAAGCCGAGCTTTGATACCTGGTTTAAGGCTACTAAAGCGATAACCTTCAACTCCCAGGTTCTCATTATCTCGGCACCTACAACGTTCGCAGTAGAATGGCTGGAAAGTCGCTACACCAAACTAGTAGGAGCAACGGTCTACGAAGTCACTGGGAAACAAGTGGATGTAAAATTCGTGATTGAAGAAAGCAAGCCGCCTGAGCTTGTGGTTCAACAATCCGCTCCCACTCCCGTAGTATCACGAGAAGAAGCGCAAACGCATCTACTCAATCCCAAGTACACTTTTGACACTTTTGTAATCGGCTCCGGCAACCGTTTTGCGCATGCAGCCTCACTGGCAGTAGCCGAAGCGCCGGCCAAAGCATACAATCCCTTGTTTTTATATGGTGGTGTAGGTCTGGGCAAAACCCATTTAATGCATGCCATTGGGCACTATGTTCTAGAACATAACCCGAATAACAAGGTTATTTACATCTCATCAGAGAAATTCACGAATGAATTTATCAATTCAATCCGTGATAACCGCGGTGAAAGCTTCCGCAATAAGTATCGTAACGTTGACATTTTGCTTATTGACGATATTCAATTCCTCGCTGGAAAAGAGTCCACGCAGGAGGAGTTTTTTCATACGTTCAATGCGCTCCACGAAGAACGCAAGCAAATTATCATCTCCAGCGACCGACCGCCAAAGGAAATTCCCACACTGGAAGAACGGCTACGTTCCCGGTTCGAGTGGGGCTTGATTACGGATATTCAACCACCCGATCTAGAAACCCGAATTGCGATTTTGCGCAAAAAGGCGAAGGCAGAGAACCTTGATATCCCTAATGAGGCCATGATGTATATTGCTAACCAGATTGACACCAATATTCGTGAGCTGGAGGGTGCATTAATCCGGGTTGTTGCTTACTCTTCGCTAACTAACCAGGATGTAACCACTCATTTGGCAGCTGAAGCACTCAAGGATATTATTCCTTCCAGCCGGCCTAAGATGATTACCATCGCTGATATTCAGCAAAAAGTCGGTGAATACTACAATTTACGCCTTGAAGACTTCAAAGCGCGAAAACGTACGAAAGCCGTAGCTTTTCCACGTCAAATCGCAATGTATCTCTCCCGTGAACTAACCGATTATTCGCTCCCTAAGATTGGTGAGGCATTCGGAGGACGTGACCATACGACCGTAATTCATGCGCATGACAAAATTACACAGTCATTAAAGGTCGATCAGGAGTTGTACAAAGTGGTAAATAATCTTGCGGAGAAAATTAAAAATCCTTCCTAA
- the dnaN gene encoding DNA polymerase III subunit beta has protein sequence MKISILKNELNESIQHVSKAISSRTTIPILTGIKLEVSHQGVTLTASDTDISIQSFIPAENDSHTIVKIDQPGSVVLPAKFFVEIIKKLPSKEIHMEVKEGFQTYISSGSTEIQIVGLDPEEFPVLPSIEENDTISLPGDLLKNMIKQTAFSISTQETTPILTGILWNLADNEFKFTATDRHRLATRAARLEGTENVQFANIVIAGKTLNELSKIIPDQNMLVDIVVADNQVLFKIDKVLFYSRILDGIYPDTSRIIPTTYKTELTLDTKKLSESIDRAYLLSREEKTNIVRMQTLEQGGIEISSSSSELGKVREELEVIDFKGEPLKISFNSKYMLDVLKVIESEQLVIAFTGMMSPIILKPLDQTNSLYIILPYRTTN, from the coding sequence ATGAAAATAAGCATTCTTAAAAATGAACTCAACGAATCCATTCAACACGTATCCAAAGCTATATCCAGTAGAACAACAATCCCTATTCTGACCGGTATTAAGCTGGAAGTTAGCCATCAAGGCGTGACATTAACTGCAAGCGACACCGATATTTCGATTCAATCGTTTATTCCAGCAGAGAATGATAGCCATACGATCGTGAAGATAGATCAGCCAGGAAGTGTTGTTCTTCCCGCTAAATTTTTCGTCGAAATTATTAAGAAGCTGCCCTCCAAAGAGATTCACATGGAAGTTAAAGAAGGATTCCAAACGTATATTTCTTCTGGATCCACTGAGATTCAGATCGTAGGTTTAGACCCTGAAGAATTCCCGGTGCTACCGAGTATTGAGGAGAACGATACGATCTCCCTGCCAGGTGATTTGCTGAAAAATATGATTAAACAAACCGCTTTTTCTATTTCTACCCAAGAGACAACTCCGATTTTAACAGGTATACTGTGGAATCTGGCTGATAATGAGTTTAAGTTTACAGCGACAGACCGTCACCGCTTAGCTACAAGAGCAGCAAGATTAGAAGGTACGGAGAATGTCCAATTTGCAAATATCGTAATCGCCGGTAAAACTCTTAATGAGCTAAGCAAGATTATTCCTGATCAAAATATGCTCGTTGATATTGTGGTTGCGGACAATCAAGTTCTCTTTAAAATCGACAAAGTACTGTTCTATTCACGGATCCTTGATGGAATTTATCCGGATACTTCTAGAATTATTCCAACAACCTACAAAACAGAACTAACTTTGGACACAAAAAAATTAAGCGAATCGATTGATCGTGCTTATTTGCTGTCCCGTGAAGAAAAAACCAATATTGTGCGCATGCAGACGCTTGAGCAAGGTGGTATTGAAATTTCATCTAGCTCTTCTGAGCTTGGTAAAGTTCGCGAAGAACTTGAAGTCATTGATTTCAAAGGTGAACCGCTCAAAATATCTTTCAACTCCAAATATATGCTCGATGTCTTAAAAGTTATTGAGAGTGAGCAGCTTGTAATAGCATTTACAGGAATGATGAGTCCGATCATTTTGAAGCCACTCGATCAAACCAATAGCTTGTATATTATTTTGCCTTACCGTACAACAAATTAA
- the yaaA gene encoding S4 domain-containing protein YaaA — protein sequence MKKILIHSGYIKLDQFLKLSDCVSTGGMAKALLQEGHVLVNGEVEERRGRKLYPGDQIEVQDNGTFQVEGGGVKEE from the coding sequence ATGAAAAAAATACTTATCCACAGTGGATATATTAAGCTGGATCAATTCCTGAAACTTTCTGATTGTGTATCCACAGGTGGAATGGCTAAAGCTTTGCTGCAAGAAGGACATGTACTTGTTAACGGAGAAGTAGAGGAACGGCGCGGAAGAAAACTTTATCCGGGTGATCAAATTGAAGTGCAGGATAACGGCACATTTCAGGTTGAAGGCGGAGGAGTCAAAGAGGAGTAG
- the recF gene encoding DNA replication/repair protein RecF (All proteins in this family for which functions are known are DNA-binding proteins that assist the filamentation of RecA onto DNA for the initiation of recombination or recombinational repair.), whose product MFVKNIGLQHYRNYGLLRLESLGDVNLILGQNAQGKTNLMEALFVLAMTKSHRTSKDRELISFDAPGDAAQIIAEVERKYGDLKLELTLSAKGKKAKINGLEQRRLSEFVGSLNVVMFAPEDLEIVKGTPGIRRRFLDMEIGQVQPSYLFHLQQYQKILLQRGNLLKQLWGKEAAGKDLLEIWDAQLVEHGVKIVKKRKQFIKKLQIWAESIHRGITNGGEELKLLYVPSFGDRDEEDEAVLLDNFMLKLSQTREQEIRRGMTLTGPHRDDLSFFINGREAQVYGSQGQQRTTALSLKLAEIELIHEEIGEYPVLLLDDVLSELDPYRQTQLIETFQSKVQTFITATGIEGLNADKLKGASLYHVHDGKVEL is encoded by the coding sequence GTGTTTGTTAAAAATATCGGTCTGCAGCATTATCGGAATTACGGGCTGCTGCGTCTGGAGAGCTTGGGCGATGTGAATCTGATTCTGGGTCAGAACGCCCAAGGCAAAACAAACCTCATGGAGGCATTGTTCGTCCTGGCGATGACCAAAAGCCACCGCACCTCGAAGGATCGCGAACTTATCTCATTTGATGCCCCTGGAGACGCTGCTCAGATCATTGCCGAGGTAGAACGTAAGTACGGCGATCTCAAGCTAGAGCTCACCCTATCTGCCAAAGGTAAAAAAGCTAAGATTAACGGTTTAGAACAGCGACGTCTTAGTGAGTTTGTGGGATCACTCAATGTGGTCATGTTTGCACCGGAAGATTTAGAGATAGTCAAAGGCACACCTGGCATCAGACGGCGTTTTCTCGATATGGAGATTGGCCAAGTCCAGCCCAGTTATCTATTTCACCTCCAGCAGTATCAAAAAATTCTCTTACAAAGAGGCAATTTGCTGAAGCAGTTGTGGGGGAAAGAGGCAGCGGGAAAAGACCTTTTGGAAATTTGGGATGCTCAACTTGTGGAGCATGGTGTTAAAATCGTCAAAAAAAGGAAACAATTCATAAAGAAGCTGCAAATATGGGCTGAAAGCATACACCGGGGGATTACGAACGGCGGAGAAGAACTGAAATTGCTCTATGTCCCCTCTTTCGGCGATCGGGATGAGGAAGATGAAGCTGTCTTATTAGACAATTTTATGTTAAAGTTATCACAAACGAGAGAACAAGAAATCAGGCGCGGCATGACGCTGACGGGTCCCCATCGGGATGACCTGTCCTTTTTTATCAACGGAAGGGAAGCCCAGGTCTACGGTTCTCAGGGACAGCAGCGTACAACGGCTTTATCGCTCAAGCTGGCGGAAATCGAGCTGATCCATGAAGAAATCGGAGAATATCCTGTGCTGCTTCTTGATGATGTTTTATCCGAACTTGATCCTTACCGACAGACCCAGCTTATTGAAACCTTTCAAAGCAAGGTACAGACATTCATTACCGCTACCGGGATTGAGGGTCTGAATGCCGATAAATTAAAGGGCGCCAGCCTATATCATGTTCATGATGGAAAAGTGGAGTTATAA
- the remB gene encoding extracellular matrix regulator RemB: MYIHLGGEKIIRSSELIAIFDISIEKSSKVSKQFVIHSEQDKKLERIGEEEAKSIVVTKNIVYYSPISSSTLKKRAKILLEI, translated from the coding sequence ATGTATATTCATTTGGGCGGGGAGAAGATTATTCGCTCTTCGGAGTTAATTGCAATATTTGATATTTCGATTGAGAAATCTTCCAAGGTGTCTAAGCAATTCGTCATTCACTCTGAGCAGGACAAGAAGCTTGAGCGGATTGGTGAAGAGGAAGCAAAATCTATTGTCGTAACTAAAAATATCGTGTATTACTCCCCCATTTCCTCCTCCACTCTCAAAAAAAGAGCCAAAATTTTGCTCGAAATATAA
- the gyrB gene encoding DNA topoisomerase (ATP-hydrolyzing) subunit B, whose amino-acid sequence MSMNQPTYDESQIQVLEGLEAVRKRPGMYIGSTSSKGLHHLVWEVVDNSIDEALAGYCDRIQVIIHEDNGITVIDNGRGIPVGENEKLKKSTLEVVMTVLHAGGKFGGGGYKVSGGLHGVGISVVNALSEKVVVNVKRDGHIYQQEYRRGAPQYEIKVVGDTEETGTTTTFHPDPEIFTETTVFEYATLLTRIRELAFLNKGIELSLHDERTDVTNVFKYEGGIVEYVKYLNEKKEALHEEPIYVEGSRDMIQVEVALQYNDSYTENIYSFANNINTHEGGTHESGFKSALTRIINDYARKAGVLKDGNSNLTGDDVREGLTAIISVKIPEPQFEGQTKTKLGNSEVRGIVESLFGEKLQEFLEENPAVSRRVLEKSLSASRAREAARKARELTRRKSALEVSALPGKLADCSSKDASISELYIVEGDSAGGSAKQGRDRHFQAILPLRGKILNVEKARLDRILSNAEIRAIITALGTGISDDFDLSKARYHKVVIMTDADVDGAHIRTLLLTFFYRYMRKLVDAGYIYIAQPPLFKIERNKVIRYAGSEKERDEIIASFGENVKVNVQRYKGLGEMNATQLWDTTMDPEARMMLQVTIEDAMLADSIFDTLMGDNVEPRRDFIHEHAKSVRYLDV is encoded by the coding sequence ATGTCAATGAATCAACCGACATATGATGAGAGCCAGATTCAGGTACTGGAAGGGCTAGAAGCTGTCCGGAAACGTCCGGGCATGTATATTGGTTCCACTAGTTCTAAAGGTCTCCATCACTTGGTGTGGGAGGTCGTAGATAATAGTATCGATGAAGCCCTAGCAGGTTATTGTGACCGGATTCAAGTGATTATTCATGAGGATAACGGGATTACTGTTATCGATAATGGACGTGGCATACCTGTAGGTGAAAATGAAAAACTTAAAAAGTCGACGCTTGAAGTTGTAATGACAGTACTGCATGCAGGCGGTAAATTCGGCGGCGGCGGATATAAAGTATCAGGCGGCTTACACGGTGTGGGTATCTCCGTAGTAAATGCCTTGTCTGAGAAGGTTGTTGTTAATGTTAAGCGTGATGGGCATATTTATCAGCAGGAATACAGACGTGGTGCACCACAGTATGAGATCAAAGTTGTTGGAGATACGGAAGAGACAGGTACGACTACAACTTTTCATCCGGACCCTGAAATCTTTACTGAAACCACGGTCTTTGAATATGCGACACTGCTTACTCGTATTCGGGAGCTAGCTTTTCTTAACAAAGGAATTGAGCTTTCACTGCATGATGAGCGGACCGATGTCACCAACGTGTTCAAATATGAGGGTGGTATCGTTGAATATGTGAAATATCTGAATGAGAAAAAAGAAGCGCTGCACGAGGAACCAATCTACGTGGAAGGCTCACGGGATATGATTCAGGTTGAAGTAGCTCTCCAATATAATGATTCGTATACAGAGAACATCTACTCTTTTGCGAATAATATTAATACCCATGAGGGCGGAACGCATGAATCCGGCTTCAAAAGTGCTCTAACACGTATTATCAACGATTACGCCCGTAAAGCGGGTGTGCTGAAGGATGGTAATTCAAATCTGACTGGCGACGACGTGCGTGAAGGATTGACAGCCATTATTTCTGTCAAAATTCCAGAGCCTCAGTTCGAAGGTCAAACGAAGACTAAGCTCGGAAATAGTGAAGTCCGTGGAATAGTAGAATCACTGTTCGGAGAGAAATTGCAGGAATTCCTGGAAGAGAATCCGGCAGTATCACGCCGTGTCCTTGAGAAGTCGCTTTCAGCTTCACGTGCACGAGAAGCCGCTCGTAAGGCTCGTGAGTTAACCCGCCGTAAGAGTGCGCTTGAAGTCAGTGCACTACCTGGTAAACTTGCGGACTGTTCATCCAAGGATGCGTCTATCAGCGAACTGTATATCGTCGAAGGTGACTCTGCGGGTGGATCGGCCAAGCAGGGCCGGGATCGTCATTTCCAAGCGATTCTACCGCTGCGTGGTAAGATTCTAAACGTAGAAAAGGCACGCTTAGACCGTATTTTATCCAACGCCGAGATCCGGGCTATTATTACTGCTCTTGGTACAGGAATCAGTGATGATTTTGACCTATCGAAGGCTCGTTACCATAAAGTCGTTATTATGACGGATGCCGACGTCGATGGAGCTCATATTAGAACTCTGTTGTTAACATTCTTCTACCGTTACATGCGGAAGCTAGTAGATGCAGGTTATATCTATATCGCACAACCGCCATTGTTTAAGATAGAACGCAACAAAGTGATCCGTTATGCAGGTAGCGAGAAGGAACGCGATGAGATTATCGCCTCTTTTGGTGAGAATGTTAAGGTCAATGTTCAGCGCTACAAAGGTTTGGGTGAAATGAATGCTACCCAGCTGTGGGACACGACGATGGATCCTGAGGCTCGTATGATGCTACAAGTAACGATTGAAGATGCGATGCTCGCTGATAGTATCTTTGATACGCTGATGGGCGATAATGTTGAACCAAGACGTGACTTTATCCATGAGCATGCGAAGAGCGTCAGATACCTTGATGTGTAA
- a CDS encoding YheC/YheD family protein, protein MKIQRVPSKWAKTKVILQNQSLSLYVPDTRKYDLNVLKEMLALYAMVYIKPDRGSFGIGVMRAEQRTVMLSPSQQKTEMTVTANNEEREQQEAQVLYILRYAKTAEVFFSPEELHEALQKRIQNRTYLVQKGIDLLRHQDRPFDLRVLAQKTPSGAWETTGMLGRVAAPQKIVTNYHSGGSILSVNTLLKNHMNPSETLSTINQLKSLGVQIAGQLETTYPGIKEIGLDIAMDQHMDMWLLEVNTLPSIVVFKLFPDKSIYRRIHRYAVAYGRVKARKSPYTTRNRHYTKA, encoded by the coding sequence ATGAAGATTCAACGAGTCCCAAGTAAATGGGCTAAAACAAAAGTTATCCTTCAAAATCAATCTCTATCTCTATATGTGCCTGATACTCGTAAATATGATTTAAATGTTCTTAAAGAAATGCTTGCGTTATATGCCATGGTCTATATAAAACCTGATCGCGGAAGCTTTGGTATTGGTGTAATGAGAGCTGAGCAGCGTACGGTGATGTTAAGCCCTAGCCAGCAGAAGACTGAAATGACTGTCACCGCCAATAACGAGGAGAGAGAACAGCAAGAAGCACAGGTCCTATATATTTTAAGATATGCAAAGACGGCAGAAGTTTTCTTCTCCCCCGAAGAGCTGCATGAGGCCTTACAGAAACGAATTCAGAACCGTACCTACCTCGTCCAAAAAGGAATTGATCTCCTGCGTCACCAAGATCGTCCCTTCGACCTTCGAGTTCTTGCCCAAAAGACTCCATCAGGTGCATGGGAAACAACAGGAATGCTCGGAAGAGTAGCTGCCCCTCAGAAAATCGTCACCAATTATCATAGTGGAGGCAGTATTCTGTCAGTAAATACATTATTAAAAAATCATATGAACCCTTCTGAAACACTCTCCACGATTAATCAATTAAAATCTTTAGGGGTACAAATTGCAGGCCAATTGGAAACCACCTATCCAGGAATTAAAGAAATTGGTCTGGATATTGCCATGGATCAACATATGGATATGTGGCTGCTTGAGGTCAACACGCTTCCATCCATTGTTGTATTCAAGTTATTTCCTGATAAATCTATCTATCGTAGAATACACCGCTATGCTGTAGCATACGGACGTGTAAAAGCTAGAAAATCCCCATATACTACCCGCAATAGGCATTATACTAAAGCCTAA
- the gyrA gene encoding DNA gyrase subunit A: MAEQNNPQVKDRDIGVEMRESFMDYAMSIIVSRALPDVRDGLKPVHRRILFAMSELGMSADKPHKKSARIVGEVIGKYHPHGDSAVYETMVRMAQDFSMRYMLVDGHGNFGSIDGDMAAAMRYTEARLSKIAGEMLRDLNKETVDFAPNYDGEENEPVVLPARYPNLLVNGVSGIAVGMATNIPPHNLGEVIDGVQAMIKNPDITPMELMEYIQGPDFPTAGYILGREGIRQAYRTGRGSVTMRAKATIEENNGKARIIVHELPYQVNKARLVEKIAELVREKRIEGITDLRDESDRNGMRVVVEMRRDVNPNVVLNNLYKHTSMQSTFGINMLAIVNNEPKILNLRDVLYHYLQHQIEVIRRRTIFDLKKAEARAHILEGLRIALDHLDEVIALIRASRTTDIAREGLMSTFSLSVEQAQAILDMRMQRLTGLEREKIENEYNELLAKIAEYREILANEHLVLEIISNELQDIRDRYSDERRTEITVGEESILDEDLIPREEVVITITHTGYIKRLPVSTYRSQKRGGRGVMGMDTKDQDFVEHLFVSNSHNYLMFFTDKGKVYRIKAYEIPELGRTARGTPIINLIQIEQGEKISAVIQVEETDSDKYLFFATREGIVKKTPLEDYNNIRKGGLIAINLREEDSLIEVKLTDGQQNLIIGTARGMSITFSENDVRSMGRSATGVKGITLDSNDHVIGMDCVDKELEVLIVTSKGYGKRTPAGDYRSQTRGGKGIKTINLTEKNGPVVGLKVVKNDEDLMIITTSGTLIRTSMDGISTMGRYAQGVKLINIREDDAVATLCRADKNEEDELSEDMEGLEEQVTVDESGDIDQPETIAEDQEDNLE; the protein is encoded by the coding sequence ATGGCTGAACAAAATAACCCACAAGTCAAAGATCGGGACATTGGCGTGGAAATGCGTGAATCCTTTATGGATTACGCAATGAGCATCATTGTTAGCCGGGCTTTGCCAGATGTGCGGGACGGACTCAAGCCGGTTCACCGACGCATTTTGTTTGCGATGTCGGAACTTGGAATGTCTGCGGATAAGCCTCATAAGAAATCGGCAAGAATCGTCGGTGAGGTTATCGGTAAGTACCACCCTCACGGTGACTCAGCCGTCTATGAAACAATGGTACGGATGGCTCAGGATTTCTCTATGCGCTATATGCTTGTGGACGGTCACGGGAACTTTGGTTCGATTGATGGTGATATGGCTGCAGCGATGCGTTATACAGAAGCCCGTCTTTCCAAGATTGCAGGCGAAATGCTTCGAGATTTGAACAAAGAAACAGTTGATTTCGCACCCAACTATGATGGTGAAGAGAATGAGCCAGTTGTATTACCAGCTCGCTATCCGAACCTGCTCGTTAATGGGGTATCTGGTATAGCTGTAGGTATGGCTACTAATATTCCACCGCATAACCTAGGTGAAGTTATCGATGGTGTGCAGGCGATGATTAAGAATCCTGATATCACACCTATGGAATTGATGGAGTATATCCAAGGCCCAGATTTCCCAACGGCTGGATATATTTTGGGTCGTGAGGGTATTCGTCAGGCTTATCGTACGGGGCGTGGTTCAGTGACCATGCGTGCAAAGGCAACGATTGAAGAGAATAACGGTAAGGCTCGCATCATTGTACATGAGCTGCCGTATCAGGTGAATAAGGCGAGACTGGTTGAGAAAATCGCAGAATTAGTACGTGAGAAACGGATCGAGGGTATAACGGATCTTCGAGATGAGTCTGACCGTAACGGTATGCGTGTAGTTGTCGAGATGAGACGTGATGTGAATCCAAATGTTGTGTTGAACAATCTATATAAACATACTTCTATGCAATCTACATTTGGTATCAACATGCTGGCCATCGTAAACAACGAGCCGAAAATTCTTAATCTGCGTGATGTGCTCTATCATTATTTGCAGCACCAGATTGAAGTTATTCGTCGTCGTACAATATTTGATCTTAAAAAAGCCGAAGCACGCGCTCATATTTTAGAAGGTCTGCGTATTGCGCTGGATCATCTGGATGAAGTGATTGCGTTAATTCGTGCTTCTCGGACAACGGACATAGCCCGTGAGGGATTAATGAGCACCTTTAGCCTTAGTGTAGAGCAGGCTCAAGCGATCCTCGATATGCGGATGCAGCGTCTGACCGGTCTGGAAAGAGAAAAGATCGAGAATGAATATAACGAATTGCTAGCTAAAATTGCAGAGTACCGTGAAATTTTGGCGAATGAGCATCTTGTACTGGAAATCATCAGTAACGAGCTGCAGGATATTCGTGATAGATATTCTGATGAACGCCGGACAGAGATTACCGTTGGTGAAGAAAGTATCCTGGATGAAGACCTTATTCCGCGTGAAGAGGTTGTTATCACTATTACACATACGGGATACATCAAACGTCTACCTGTCAGCACCTACCGCAGTCAGAAGCGTGGAGGGCGCGGAGTCATGGGGATGGACACCAAGGATCAGGACTTTGTGGAGCATCTCTTCGTGAGTAACTCTCATAACTATCTGATGTTCTTTACCGATAAGGGTAAGGTATACCGGATTAAAGCTTATGAGATCCCAGAGCTGGGACGTACAGCACGTGGGACACCAATCATCAACCTGATTCAAATTGAACAAGGTGAGAAGATTAGTGCCGTAATCCAAGTGGAAGAAACCGATAGTGACAAGTACTTGTTCTTTGCTACCCGCGAAGGTATCGTGAAGAAGACGCCGCTTGAGGATTACAATAACATCCGCAAAGGCGGACTTATCGCTATTAACCTTCGTGAAGAGGATTCTCTAATTGAGGTTAAGCTGACAGATGGACAGCAAAATCTTATTATCGGTACAGCTCGCGGAATGTCGATTACGTTCTCAGAGAATGATGTTCGTTCTATGGGTCGTAGCGCGACAGGCGTGAAGGGCATTACGCTTGATAGTAATGACCATGTCATCGGTATGGATTGTGTCGATAAGGAGCTTGAGGTTCTGATTGTTACTAGCAAGGGTTATGGTAAACGGACACCAGCCGGTGACTATCGTTCCCAGACTCGTGGTGGTAAAGGAATCAAGACCATTAATCTCACGGAGAAGAATGGCCCTGTAGTTGGTCTAAAAGTGGTTAAGAACGATGAAGACTTAATGATCATTACTACAAGCGGTACCTTGATTCGTACCAGCATGGATGGAATCTCTACTATGGGTCGTTATGCGCAAGGGGTTAAGCTAATTAACATCCGCGAGGATGATGCAGTGGCTACTCTGTGCAGAGCAGATAAGAACGAAGAAGACGAATTGTCTGAAGATATGGAAGGCCTCGAGGAACAAGTAACAGTAGATGAATCTGGTGATATTGATCAACCGGAAACAATCGCTGAGGATCAAGAAGATAATTTAGAGTAG
- a CDS encoding HD-GYP domain-containing protein: MPSVLAGEVKAGSKITKDVITPLGGILFTKGKILLPRDLEILEAFLVGQVEIEGVQGEANSDAVKKNAKQTALKAGAIINESMLIKNNSPLHDEYEKMIALIRNSYRSVTAASLPIFELRSQLELLISHLKDYHVLKFSPRTLKDEDYNYHNAVLSALTSYKIAQWCGYPQKDWMQIAFAGLLHDIGNAKVDSSLLHKPESLNSAEIEEVRRHTTYGYQLLRNVTAINEGVRLTALQHHEKVDGSGYPLKLEGSQIHFYAKVVAVADIFHAMTLERAYRKAQSPYLVLEQIMTESFGKLDPVVVQTFIQKSTDLFNGTRIRLSDGRHGEIIFTDRANPTRPMIKVEGTIVNLMLERELYIQEIIA, from the coding sequence ATGCCAAGTGTATTGGCTGGAGAAGTTAAAGCGGGCTCAAAGATAACCAAAGATGTAATTACACCTTTGGGGGGAATTTTGTTCACCAAGGGAAAGATACTACTCCCCCGTGATCTAGAAATTTTAGAAGCTTTTTTGGTTGGGCAAGTGGAGATCGAAGGTGTTCAGGGAGAGGCCAACTCTGATGCTGTCAAAAAAAACGCCAAGCAGACAGCACTTAAAGCTGGAGCGATTATAAATGAATCGATGCTGATCAAGAACAATTCCCCACTACATGATGAATATGAAAAAATGATCGCACTTATTAGGAACAGCTATCGTTCGGTAACGGCAGCCTCACTTCCTATTTTTGAGTTGCGGAGTCAATTAGAGTTACTAATTAGTCATTTGAAGGATTATCATGTGTTGAAGTTTTCTCCACGTACGCTAAAAGACGAGGATTACAACTATCACAATGCCGTACTGTCCGCGTTAACATCATATAAGATCGCTCAGTGGTGCGGGTATCCGCAAAAGGATTGGATGCAGATCGCTTTTGCCGGATTGCTACATGACATCGGAAACGCAAAAGTAGATAGTTCTCTTTTACATAAGCCGGAGTCACTTAATAGTGCTGAAATAGAAGAGGTTCGCAGACATACTACATATGGCTATCAATTGTTGCGTAATGTTACAGCGATTAATGAAGGGGTAAGACTAACAGCATTGCAGCATCATGAGAAGGTTGACGGGTCTGGATACCCACTTAAGCTAGAAGGTAGCCAGATTCACTTTTACGCTAAAGTAGTTGCGGTAGCAGATATATTCCATGCTATGACCCTAGAAAGGGCCTATAGAAAAGCACAGTCTCCTTATCTAGTGTTAGAGCAGATAATGACAGAAAGCTTCGGTAAGCTCGACCCAGTCGTTGTACAGACCTTTATACAGAAGAGTACCGATTTGTTTAATGGAACCAGAATACGTCTGAGCGATGGACGTCATGGAGAGATCATATTTACTGACCGTGCTAATCCAACACGTCCTATGATTAAGGTAGAGGGTACGATTGTGAACCTAATGTTGGAGCGAGAATTGTATATTCAGGAGATCATTGCTTAG